The Mycolicibacterium fluoranthenivorans genomic interval GGTCCACGGTACGTCGGCACTGTGGACCAGTCGCACCACGAGCCACACCAGTGCCGCGGCGCCGACGAAGACCATCGCGTCAGCGCCGACGTGGACGGTGCGCCGGGTGAAGGCGCCTCGCGAGGGATAGCTGCGCAGCATGACCATGGTGGTGTCACTCCTCGGTTCGATGGTCCGCGTAGGGGCGCCGAGACTCGGCTGAGATCCAGATCGGTTGCACTCGTGCGCAAGTCAGCTGTTGGGCACCCAGGACGTCACCGCGGAGCGCACGGGGTCCCCGGTCACGCGGAGGTACTCACTCGCCGACCCCATGCGGGCTTCCGGAAGTACCGGATGCAACCGGATCAGGCAGAGAACACGCATGGAGGCGGTGTACTACTTCCCTCACTCATGAGGGCACCTCCGATCAGTCATCGATTGCGCCCATTCGGGGCGCTGCACTGGGATCAGTAGACCTCACCGCGGCCCGACAGTCAAACGCTTATCCAACTGTCGAGCGTCACGGCGTGGGTACCCGCCGCCAGGCAAACCACCCACCACCAGGTCATTCAAACTATTATTTGAATGCGTTATCGTTTGACTACTGATCGAACTCGATCAGTTTTGACAGCGCGCGCACCGGCTTCCCGACAGCCAGTTCACAGGATGCGCCCGGACACTCGCGCACATGGTCCTCGAAGCCGGCTCAGGCACGCCGCTTGCGCGCCCGGCCGCTTTTCCGTTCCAGCCGCCGCGATATCACCAAGGTCGCCAGATCGACGGCGTCCTGGTCGATGGCCATGTAGACCCGATGCCGGCCGGCAACCCGGTCACCGACCAATCCGGCGAGCTTCAGCTTGTTCAAGTGGTGGCTGACGGTGGGCAGGGTCTGGCCGATGGCTTCGGCCAGGGTTCCGACATCCTTCTCGCCGTGCGAGAGCAGCCACAGCAGGTGCAGGCGTACCGGTGTGGCCAGCAGCGCCATCGTGGAGGCGGCCTCCTGCAACAGCTCATCGGGGAGCGGCTGCGGTTCGGAATTCTTCGGCACGTGGCGGCGTCCTCTCTCGACAGATGTCAGCATCCCGGCTCTTGCATGGTTGTGCAACCATTTGACTGCCGCGTCGTGCGGACGGTGACCCGATGAACGACCGGCCCGAGACCGAACCGACGTTGCGGGCGTCCGCGGCGATGTCGTCGTTTCTGCTCTACAGGTCGATGGACAGCGGCCCCGCCGGCCTCACCGAAGCCGAGGCCGCACGGCGCGCCGCGGACACGGTGTCCGAGGATCGACACCGTACGGCGGCCGTTCGGTCGCTTCGCCGGGTCGGTCTTGCGCTGGGCTCACCGTTCGTCGCGCTGCTGGCCGGCCTCGATATCGTCTTCGCCGTTCTCGGCGATGCCGGGGCGGCGACCACCGTCGCAACGATGATCCTGCTCGCCGTGGCTCTTCGACTGTGGCAGCAGGGCCGGTCGAGTCGCGCGGTGGCCGCCCTGCGCCACAGCATCCCGAACACCATGACGGTTCGCCGGCGCGCC includes:
- a CDS encoding ArsR/SmtB family transcription factor — its product is MPKNSEPQPLPDELLQEAASTMALLATPVRLHLLWLLSHGEKDVGTLAEAIGQTLPTVSHHLNKLKLAGLVGDRVAGRHRVYMAIDQDAVDLATLVISRRLERKSGRARKRRA